The following coding sequences are from one Arachis hypogaea cultivar Tifrunner chromosome 7, arahy.Tifrunner.gnm2.J5K5, whole genome shotgun sequence window:
- the LOC112703349 gene encoding putative NAC domain-containing protein 94 isoform X2: MGVNEDLMMKDDSYASSVMEEEDDVPLPGFRFHPTDEELVSFYLKRKLDKKPISIELIKQIDIYKYDPWDLPTSGSGGEKEGYFFCKRGRKYRNSIRPNRVTSSGFWKATGIDKPVYSHGGEGSDCIGLKKTLVYYRGSAGKGTKTDWMMHEFRLPSATTENKTSLLANNKNNNNINNADVAQEAEIWTLCRIFKRNVSQRKHTADLRSHLVTANSNKHKTTRTHVVQSNNNNINQHQESYINFGATIIGHHHYHHQNEQKPVTNYTACNNNTDQIQRNNSNHHHHHQLNYHPSSAVATTVPQQQQQQYHHHHQLMTAPASNMWINPSAMNDLFAFDDNWDELGSVLKFAVDTPSL, from the exons ATGGGGGTTAATGAAGATTTGATGATGAAGGATGATTCATATgcatcatcagtgatggaggaagaggATGATGTTCCACTTCCAGGGTTTAGATTCCACCCAACAGATGAAGAACTTGTGAGTTTCTATCTAAAGAGGAAGCTTGACAAGAAACCAATCAGCATCGAACTCATCAAACAGATTGATATCTACAAGTATGATCCTTGGGATCTTCCAA CGAGTGGAAGTGGAGGAGAGAAGGAAGGTTACTTCTTTTGCAAGAGAGGGAGGAAGTATAGGAACAGCATAAGGCCTAACAGAGTCACCAGTTCCGGCTTCTGGAAAGCAACCGGGATAGACAAGCCGGTGTACTCCCATGGCGGCGAAGGAAGCGACTGCATTGGACTCAAGAAGACGCTTGTCTACTACCGCGGCAGCGCCGGTAAAGGTACCAAGACTGATTGGATGATGCACGAGTTTCGCCTCCCTTCTGCCACCACCGAAAACAAAACAAGCCTACTTGCCAAcaacaagaataataataatatcaacaaTGCCGATGTTGCCCAAGAAGCT GAAATCTGGACATTGTGTAGAATATTCAAGCGAAATGTGTCACAAAGGAAGCACACAGCAGACTTGAGATCACATTTAGTAACAGCTAATAGTAACAAGCACAAAACCACTAGAACCCATGTTGTTCAATCCAATAATAACAATATTAATCAACATCAAGAATCTTACATCAACTTTGGTGCAACAATCATTGGCCATCACCATTACCATCATCAAAATGAACAGAAGCCAGTGACTAACTACACAGCATGCAATAACAACACTGATCAAATCCAAAGGAACAATagcaatcatcatcatcatcatcagttgAACTATCACCCTTCTTCAGCGGTGGCTACTACTGTgccacagcaacaacaacaacaatatcatcatcatcatcagctaATGACGGCTCCAGCTTCTAACATGTGGATTAATCCTTCTGCGATGAACGATTTGTTTGCATTTGATGATAACTGGGATGAGCTTGGATCCGTTCTCAAATTCGCTGTTGATACCCCTAGCTTGTAa
- the LOC112703349 gene encoding putative NAC domain-containing protein 94 isoform X1, with translation MGVNEDLMMKDDSYASSVMEEEDDVPLPGFRFHPTDEELVSFYLKRKLDKKPISIELIKQIDIYKYDPWDLPKASGSGGEKEGYFFCKRGRKYRNSIRPNRVTSSGFWKATGIDKPVYSHGGEGSDCIGLKKTLVYYRGSAGKGTKTDWMMHEFRLPSATTENKTSLLANNKNNNNINNADVAQEAEIWTLCRIFKRNVSQRKHTADLRSHLVTANSNKHKTTRTHVVQSNNNNINQHQESYINFGATIIGHHHYHHQNEQKPVTNYTACNNNTDQIQRNNSNHHHHHQLNYHPSSAVATTVPQQQQQQYHHHHQLMTAPASNMWINPSAMNDLFAFDDNWDELGSVLKFAVDTPSL, from the exons ATGGGGGTTAATGAAGATTTGATGATGAAGGATGATTCATATgcatcatcagtgatggaggaagaggATGATGTTCCACTTCCAGGGTTTAGATTCCACCCAACAGATGAAGAACTTGTGAGTTTCTATCTAAAGAGGAAGCTTGACAAGAAACCAATCAGCATCGAACTCATCAAACAGATTGATATCTACAAGTATGATCCTTGGGATCTTCCAA AAGCGAGTGGAAGTGGAGGAGAGAAGGAAGGTTACTTCTTTTGCAAGAGAGGGAGGAAGTATAGGAACAGCATAAGGCCTAACAGAGTCACCAGTTCCGGCTTCTGGAAAGCAACCGGGATAGACAAGCCGGTGTACTCCCATGGCGGCGAAGGAAGCGACTGCATTGGACTCAAGAAGACGCTTGTCTACTACCGCGGCAGCGCCGGTAAAGGTACCAAGACTGATTGGATGATGCACGAGTTTCGCCTCCCTTCTGCCACCACCGAAAACAAAACAAGCCTACTTGCCAAcaacaagaataataataatatcaacaaTGCCGATGTTGCCCAAGAAGCT GAAATCTGGACATTGTGTAGAATATTCAAGCGAAATGTGTCACAAAGGAAGCACACAGCAGACTTGAGATCACATTTAGTAACAGCTAATAGTAACAAGCACAAAACCACTAGAACCCATGTTGTTCAATCCAATAATAACAATATTAATCAACATCAAGAATCTTACATCAACTTTGGTGCAACAATCATTGGCCATCACCATTACCATCATCAAAATGAACAGAAGCCAGTGACTAACTACACAGCATGCAATAACAACACTGATCAAATCCAAAGGAACAATagcaatcatcatcatcatcatcagttgAACTATCACCCTTCTTCAGCGGTGGCTACTACTGTgccacagcaacaacaacaacaatatcatcatcatcatcagctaATGACGGCTCCAGCTTCTAACATGTGGATTAATCCTTCTGCGATGAACGATTTGTTTGCATTTGATGATAACTGGGATGAGCTTGGATCCGTTCTCAAATTCGCTGTTGATACCCCTAGCTTGTAa